From Brachyhypopomus gauderio isolate BG-103 unplaced genomic scaffold, BGAUD_0.2 sc83, whole genome shotgun sequence, a single genomic window includes:
- the LOC143493239 gene encoding protein FAM107B isoform X1: MRAAASHALPVRASERDPRDAPRPPLRTSNNTAANSHVSSRGHDGENTDEHGAGESPWNQNNPVKASRTHQELHRELLLAHRKGLVVSTKPELQMVLERRKREQTQREEGEQDRSPLEQVLLKRQQKQQEVMREKEQEEKIREEIQLLEFVRVRQNLRKVHSALQKKTNPGTLNLEP; the protein is encoded by the exons ATGAGAGCGGCCGCCTCGCACGCGCTCCCGGTACGAGCGTCCGAACGGGACCCGAGAGACGCTCCGAGACCTCCGCTCAGGACGTCCAACAATACGGCCGCCAACAGTCATGTGTCCTCACGGGGCCATGACGGAG AAAATACAGATGAACACGGTGCCGGTGAAAGTCCCTGGAACCAAAACAACCCTGTAAAGGCCTCAAGAACCCATCAGGAactgcacagagagcttctcctggcccacagaaa GGGGCTGGTAGTGTCCACTAAGCCGGAGCTCCAGATGGTTCTGGAGAGGCGGAAGAGGGAGCAGACCCAGCGGGAGGAGGGGGAGCAAGACAGGAGCCCCCTGGAGCAGGTCCTTCTCAAGCGTCAGCAGAAGCAACAGGAGGTGATG agggagaaggagcaggaggagaagaTACGTGAAGAGATTCAGCTTCTGGAGTTTGTCAGAGTGAGACAAAATTTAAGAAAAGTGCATTCAGCTCTGCAGAAGAAGACCAATCCCGGAACCTTGAACCTTGAACCTTAA
- the renbp gene encoding N-acylglucosamine 2-epimerase isoform X2 → MTTHPPLFLRPNKCRPRGGFCTALSLLPQVWMYCRLYRTTERFHRPEILQAAKTGGAFLQRFARVQPSDGPGKCAFSLTRDGRAVKVQRTIFSECFYVMAMDELARVTGDKGMQSDAERMMDLLVHWVRIDSSGLGRPPLSGDAPVNSMAVPMMLLCLVDQLTEGRAEQAGKYRELGEWCVAQILQHVQRGGEAVLENVSLDGKELPGSLGRLQNPGHALEAGWFLLQYAKARGDTELQKVAVAKFMEVPFLRGWDQKHGGLFYFLDVDGHCPIQLEWNMKLWWAHCEALIAFLMAYSHLGEPALLERFTQVYDYTFSHFPDEENGEWFGYLSQQGDVVLDFKGGPFKGFFHVPRCLYMCEKMLDHLLANLPS, encoded by the exons ATGACCACACACCCGCCTCTGTTCCTCCGGCCCAACAAGTGTCGCCCACGTGGTGGTTTCTGTACGGCCCTCTCCCTGCTGCCCCAGGTCTGGATGTACTGCAGGCTGTACCGCACCACAGAGAGGTTTCATCGGCCCGAAATCCTCCAGGCTGCCAAAACAG GCGGGGCTTTCCTGCAGCGATTTGCTCGCGTCCAGCCCTCAGACGGCCCAGGAAAGTGCGCCTTCAGTCTCACGCGGGACGGCCGTGCTGTCAAGGTGCAGAGGACGATCTTCAGCGAGTGTTTCTACGTCATGGCCATGGACGAGCTGGCCAGGGTGACTGGAGACAAAGGGATGCAG AGTGATGCGGAGAGAATGATGGATCTGTTGGTGCACTGGGTCCGGATCGACTCGTCAGGTCTGGGTCGACCTCCGTTATCTGGCGATGCGCCGGTCAACAGCATGGCGGTTCCCATGATGCTACTGTGCCTTGTGGATCAGCTGACTGAGGGCAGGGCAGAGCAAGCAGGGAAATACAGAGAGCTGGGAGAGTGGTGCGTCGCCCAGATCCTCCAGCACGTACAG agaggtggagaggctgTTCTGGAAAATGTCTCCCTGGATGGAAAGGAGCTTCCGGGTAGTCTGGGCCGCCTGCAGAACCCAG GTCATGCCCTGGAGGCTGGGTGGTTCCTCCTACAGTACGCCAAGGCGCGAGGTGACACAGAGCTGCAGAAAGTGGCTGTGGCCAAGTTCATGGAGGTGCCCTTCCTTAGGGGCTGGGACCAGAAGCACGGAGGTCTCTTCTACTTCCTAGACGTGGACGGTCACTGCCCCATCCAG TTAGAGTGGAATATGAAGCTGTGGTGGGCCCACTGTGAAGCTCTCATTGCGTTCCTGATGGCCTACAGTCACCTCGGAGAACCTGCCCTGCTGGAAAGATTCACCCAGGTCTATGACTACACCTTCAGTCAC TTTCCTGATGAGGAGAACGGAGAGTGGTTTGGATATCTGAGTCAGCAGGGTGACGTGGTGCTAGACTTCAAGGGGGGACCCTTCAAAG GGTTCTTCCATGTTCCTCGGTGTCTCTATATGTGTGAGAAGATGCTGGATCATCTGCTTGCAAACCTGCCGTCCTAA
- the LOC143493239 gene encoding protein FAM107B isoform X2 produces the protein MRAAASHALPVRASERDPRDAPRPPLRTSNNTAANSHVSSRGHDGENTDEHGAGESPWNQNNPVKASRTHQELHRELLLAHRKGLVVSTKPELQMVLERRKREQTQREEGEQDRSPLEQVLLKRQQKQQEREKEQEEKIREEIQLLEFVRVRQNLRKVHSALQKKTNPGTLNLEP, from the exons ATGAGAGCGGCCGCCTCGCACGCGCTCCCGGTACGAGCGTCCGAACGGGACCCGAGAGACGCTCCGAGACCTCCGCTCAGGACGTCCAACAATACGGCCGCCAACAGTCATGTGTCCTCACGGGGCCATGACGGAG AAAATACAGATGAACACGGTGCCGGTGAAAGTCCCTGGAACCAAAACAACCCTGTAAAGGCCTCAAGAACCCATCAGGAactgcacagagagcttctcctggcccacagaaa GGGGCTGGTAGTGTCCACTAAGCCGGAGCTCCAGATGGTTCTGGAGAGGCGGAAGAGGGAGCAGACCCAGCGGGAGGAGGGGGAGCAAGACAGGAGCCCCCTGGAGCAGGTCCTTCTCAAGCGTCAGCAGAAGCAACAGGAG agggagaaggagcaggaggagaagaTACGTGAAGAGATTCAGCTTCTGGAGTTTGTCAGAGTGAGACAAAATTTAAGAAAAGTGCATTCAGCTCTGCAGAAGAAGACCAATCCCGGAACCTTGAACCTTGAACCTTAA
- the renbp gene encoding N-acylglucosamine 2-epimerase isoform X3 gives MYCRLYRTTERFHRPEILQAAKTGGAFLQRFARVQPSDGPGKCAFSLTRDGRAVKVQRTIFSECFYVMAMDELARVTGDKGMQSDAERMMDLLVHWVRIDSSGLGRPPLSGDAPVNSMAVPMMLLCLVDQLTEGRAEQAGKYRELGEWCVAQILQHVQRGGEAVLENVSLDGKELPGSLGRLQNPGHALEAGWFLLQYAKARGDTELQKVAVAKFMEVPFLRGWDQKHGGLFYFLDVDGHCPIQLEWNMKLWWAHCEALIAFLMAYSHLGEPALLERFTQVYDYTFSHFPDEENGEWFGYLSQQGDVVLDFKGGPFKGFFHVPRCLYMCEKMLDHLLANLPS, from the exons ATGTACTGCAGGCTGTACCGCACCACAGAGAGGTTTCATCGGCCCGAAATCCTCCAGGCTGCCAAAACAG GCGGGGCTTTCCTGCAGCGATTTGCTCGCGTCCAGCCCTCAGACGGCCCAGGAAAGTGCGCCTTCAGTCTCACGCGGGACGGCCGTGCTGTCAAGGTGCAGAGGACGATCTTCAGCGAGTGTTTCTACGTCATGGCCATGGACGAGCTGGCCAGGGTGACTGGAGACAAAGGGATGCAG AGTGATGCGGAGAGAATGATGGATCTGTTGGTGCACTGGGTCCGGATCGACTCGTCAGGTCTGGGTCGACCTCCGTTATCTGGCGATGCGCCGGTCAACAGCATGGCGGTTCCCATGATGCTACTGTGCCTTGTGGATCAGCTGACTGAGGGCAGGGCAGAGCAAGCAGGGAAATACAGAGAGCTGGGAGAGTGGTGCGTCGCCCAGATCCTCCAGCACGTACAG agaggtggagaggctgTTCTGGAAAATGTCTCCCTGGATGGAAAGGAGCTTCCGGGTAGTCTGGGCCGCCTGCAGAACCCAG GTCATGCCCTGGAGGCTGGGTGGTTCCTCCTACAGTACGCCAAGGCGCGAGGTGACACAGAGCTGCAGAAAGTGGCTGTGGCCAAGTTCATGGAGGTGCCCTTCCTTAGGGGCTGGGACCAGAAGCACGGAGGTCTCTTCTACTTCCTAGACGTGGACGGTCACTGCCCCATCCAG TTAGAGTGGAATATGAAGCTGTGGTGGGCCCACTGTGAAGCTCTCATTGCGTTCCTGATGGCCTACAGTCACCTCGGAGAACCTGCCCTGCTGGAAAGATTCACCCAGGTCTATGACTACACCTTCAGTCAC TTTCCTGATGAGGAGAACGGAGAGTGGTTTGGATATCTGAGTCAGCAGGGTGACGTGGTGCTAGACTTCAAGGGGGGACCCTTCAAAG GGTTCTTCCATGTTCCTCGGTGTCTCTATATGTGTGAGAAGATGCTGGATCATCTGCTTGCAAACCTGCCGTCCTAA
- the renbp gene encoding N-acylglucosamine 2-epimerase isoform X1, with amino-acid sequence MEALLMRYRDRIRTELDRTVDFWLKYSHDEQYGGFFTCIGKDGKVYDELKYVWLQGRQVWMYCRLYRTTERFHRPEILQAAKTGGAFLQRFARVQPSDGPGKCAFSLTRDGRAVKVQRTIFSECFYVMAMDELARVTGDKGMQSDAERMMDLLVHWVRIDSSGLGRPPLSGDAPVNSMAVPMMLLCLVDQLTEGRAEQAGKYRELGEWCVAQILQHVQRGGEAVLENVSLDGKELPGSLGRLQNPGHALEAGWFLLQYAKARGDTELQKVAVAKFMEVPFLRGWDQKHGGLFYFLDVDGHCPIQLEWNMKLWWAHCEALIAFLMAYSHLGEPALLERFTQVYDYTFSHFPDEENGEWFGYLSQQGDVVLDFKGGPFKGFFHVPRCLYMCEKMLDHLLANLPS; translated from the exons ATGGAGGCTTTATTGATGCGGTATCGGGACAGGATCCGGACGGAGTTGGACAGAACTGTGGACTTCTGGCTGAAATACTCTCATGACGAGCAATACGG TGGTTTTTTCACTTGTATTGGGAAGGATGGTAAGGTGTATGATGAGCTGAAGTACGTGTGGCTACAGGGCAGACAG GTCTGGATGTACTGCAGGCTGTACCGCACCACAGAGAGGTTTCATCGGCCCGAAATCCTCCAGGCTGCCAAAACAG GCGGGGCTTTCCTGCAGCGATTTGCTCGCGTCCAGCCCTCAGACGGCCCAGGAAAGTGCGCCTTCAGTCTCACGCGGGACGGCCGTGCTGTCAAGGTGCAGAGGACGATCTTCAGCGAGTGTTTCTACGTCATGGCCATGGACGAGCTGGCCAGGGTGACTGGAGACAAAGGGATGCAG AGTGATGCGGAGAGAATGATGGATCTGTTGGTGCACTGGGTCCGGATCGACTCGTCAGGTCTGGGTCGACCTCCGTTATCTGGCGATGCGCCGGTCAACAGCATGGCGGTTCCCATGATGCTACTGTGCCTTGTGGATCAGCTGACTGAGGGCAGGGCAGAGCAAGCAGGGAAATACAGAGAGCTGGGAGAGTGGTGCGTCGCCCAGATCCTCCAGCACGTACAG agaggtggagaggctgTTCTGGAAAATGTCTCCCTGGATGGAAAGGAGCTTCCGGGTAGTCTGGGCCGCCTGCAGAACCCAG GTCATGCCCTGGAGGCTGGGTGGTTCCTCCTACAGTACGCCAAGGCGCGAGGTGACACAGAGCTGCAGAAAGTGGCTGTGGCCAAGTTCATGGAGGTGCCCTTCCTTAGGGGCTGGGACCAGAAGCACGGAGGTCTCTTCTACTTCCTAGACGTGGACGGTCACTGCCCCATCCAG TTAGAGTGGAATATGAAGCTGTGGTGGGCCCACTGTGAAGCTCTCATTGCGTTCCTGATGGCCTACAGTCACCTCGGAGAACCTGCCCTGCTGGAAAGATTCACCCAGGTCTATGACTACACCTTCAGTCAC TTTCCTGATGAGGAGAACGGAGAGTGGTTTGGATATCTGAGTCAGCAGGGTGACGTGGTGCTAGACTTCAAGGGGGGACCCTTCAAAG GGTTCTTCCATGTTCCTCGGTGTCTCTATATGTGTGAGAAGATGCTGGATCATCTGCTTGCAAACCTGCCGTCCTAA